In Gallus gallus isolate bGalGal1 chromosome Z, bGalGal1.mat.broiler.GRCg7b, whole genome shotgun sequence, one DNA window encodes the following:
- the LOC121106526 gene encoding interferon type A1/A2-like — MAVPASPQHPRGYGILLLTLLLKALATTASACNHLRPQDATFSHDSLQLLRDMAPTLPQLCPQHNASCSFNDTILDTSNTRQADKTTHDILQHLFTILSSPSTPAHWNDSQRQSLLNRIHRYTQHLEQCLDSSDTRSQKRWPRNLHLAIKKHFSCLHTFLQDNDYSACAWEHVRLQARAWFLHIHNLTGNTRT; from the coding sequence ATGGCTGTGCCTGCAAGCCCACAGCACCCACGGGGGTACGGCATCCTGCTGCTCACGCTCCTTCTGAAAGCTCTCGCCACCACCGCCTCCGCCTGCAACCACCTTCGCCCCCAGGATGCCACCTTCTCTCACGacagcctccagctcctccgGGACATGGCTCCCACACTaccccagctgtgcccacagcacaaCGCGTCTTGCTCCTTCAACGACACCATCCTGGACACCAGCAACACCCGGCAAGCCGACAAAACCACCCACGACATCCTTCAGCACCTCTTCACAAtcctcagcagccccagcactccaGCCCACTGGAACGACAGCCAACGCCAAAGCCTCCTCAACCGGATCCACCGCTACACCCAGCACCTCGAGCAATGCTTGGACAGCAGCGACACGCGCTCCCAGAAGCGATGGCCTCGCAACCTTCACCTCGCCATcaaaaaacacttcagctgcCTCCACACCTTCCTCCAAGACAACGATTACAGCGCCTGCGCCTGGGAACACGTCCGCCTGCAAGCTCGTGCCTGGTTCCTgcacatccacaacctcacagGCAACACGCGCACTTAG
- the IFNA3 gene encoding interferon type A1/A2 precursor (The RefSeq protein has 1 substitution compared to this genomic sequence), translating to MAVPASPQHPRGYGILLLTLLLKALATTASACNHLRPQDATFSHDSLQLLRDMAPTLPQLCPQHNASCSFNDTILDTSNTRQADKTTHDILQHLFKILSSPSTPAHWNDSQRQSLLNRIHRYTQHLEQCLDSSDTRSRTRWPRNLHLTIKKHFSCLHTFLQDNDYSACAWEHVRLQARAWFLHIHNLTGNTRT from the coding sequence ATGGCTGTGCCTGCAAGCCCACAGCACCCACGGGGGTACGGCATCCTGCTGCTCACGCTCCTTCTGAAAGCTCTCGCCACCACCGCCTCCGCCTGCAACCACCTTCGCCCCCAGGATGCCACCTTCTCTCACGacagcctccagctcctccgGGACATGGCTCCCACACTaccccagctgtgcccacagcacaaCGCGTCTTGCTCCTTCAACGACACCATCCTGGACACCAGCAACACCCGGCAAGCCGACAAAACCACCCACGACATCCTTCAGCACCTCTTCACAAtcctcagcagccccagcactccaGCCCACTGGAACGACAGCCAACGCCAAAGCCTCCTCAACCGGATCCACCGCTACACCCAGCACCTCGAGCAATGCTTGGACAGCAGCGACACGCGCTCCCGGACGCGATGGCCTCGCAACCTTCACCTCACCATcaaaaaacacttcagctgcCTCCACACCTTCCTCCAAGACAACGATTACAGCGCCTGCGCCTGGGAACACGTCCGCCTGCAAGCTCGTGCCTGGTTCCTgcacatccacaacctcacagGCAACACGCGCACTTAG